The Hippoglossus hippoglossus isolate fHipHip1 chromosome 21, fHipHip1.pri, whole genome shotgun sequence genomic sequence TTCATGTCTATATATTGATCTGTATATATTGATATatgaatgtcttgtttttgttttagttgcCACCTTCAGAAGACTTTCCCTCAGGAACCAGTGATGGTACGTGAACCACACATGACCCTTCACATGTTGCTTTCACCTGAAGGGTTCTGGATTCAGTCTCCATCATTATCCACACTCGTTCATATTCATAACTAGAGTGGGACTCAGTCCAGAGCATtttcaacagtccccttatgaaccAAAACCAAACCAGTTAAATTCACTGGATTCAGATTTTTGTGTCGCTTGTTCAGGTAGTTTAAAGGTGATGACATGGAGTCAAGTCACCATTTATTGAAGTCTTAttggattgatggattgatggatgctTTATCTgtacaataaacacatttaaatccataCATTACCATCTGTGCCATTaacaagataataaaaaatacataaagtcaaCATGTATCTGAAGTCTCTTTCAGGAACAGATTCATTTCCTCTCGGGTATAGTGACCACCAAAAGTAAGGGGCTATTAAGAACTAGTAAATGTcaatacataaaatacaattGTCAAACAATAGCACAATAAGTTGAAACAAACTTACTGGTGGCTGCATGGTCTCAAATAACGGGATTTGTTGAGTCATCTTATAACAAATCTTCAATCAGATAGTTTGTTTTATCTGACTCGTCGCATCACACTGGTCTCAACCCATTTGTaattgactgatatgaaaaaaGGCCTAATATGTCTAACATAGCTTCATGTTGATTCTTTCAGAAGCAGTACAAGGGCTCATCTTGTCCCACAGACCCAGACAACAAAGCAAGGAGTTGAAATGCTACAGCAAAGCTTTAAATGAGCTGTTCAAAGCAGTTACCAACCACCCTGAACAGTAAGTCCTGACATTACAGTGCTATAAATCACAACTGTACATGTTTGTGACTAGTAGGATGTCTTTTCTCAGGTTTGGTAGCGATCATAATAGTCTGCATGGGAGTAATGAGGACCTGAGTGAGGACTTTGCAGCTGCTCCACTTCAGGACTCTCAGCTGTTTACAGAGACAGGTGAGTGTGTTTCAGAGCAAGGTAATGGTCATGACTGTTTGTGCTTTCTTTGGTAGAATGCTAGTGATACCTGGCCACTTTTAAAGCAAACTCAAAGTAGCAGCTGATGAAATAATTTCCTGAGGGAAGTCATTTAAAATTAATGATTTCCCTTGACTTGATGAGGTCTTGCATATAAAAAAATCCCCCTCAAAGGATTTGTGCTTGAAATTCACTAGACTAGTTCTTGCAATTCATTTTCTTACTTTCCTATTATTGTAGAAATTTCAAACTTCACAGTCCTTCTCTTTTATAAATGCAGAAGATAATTGGCAATCCTTGGACTCTACTTTACCTCTATTTGTCCAGATGTGACCCTTCCATCCTGTCTGGATAATAGCCCTGGGTCCCATGAAGCTGAGCCAGACCGAGAGTTGCAGAGACCAATCAACCAGTTCCCTGACTCATGCTGCTCCTCATCCTTGGTACCAGTAAAGGTTTACGAGGAAATGATGACCATCTATGAACAGCTAAAGGTGAGAAAGCAACTTGGTGTAAGCTAACTGATGTGGTGCCAGATGACACTTACAAGATATATATCCAGCATTACACACCAACTCAGAGTCAGAGAATGTTATGATACAAGggctcttgtgtgtttttttctctccattttgtTCCCCATGCTGGTATTTAGTGATTTGTCAGGTTCAGTTTGTGTTAGAGAGGGAATGTTGTATATAAATGATAGTTAAAAgtgcctgtgtgtttacaggcagAGCGACAAGGCCAGCAGCAGTGGGAGAGGGAGCTGCATGAACGAGAGAGAAGGCTGAAACAACAGGAGGAGACTTTTGGGAGGCTGGCCGGGCTGGAAGAGCTGCTCCATACTCGCATACTGGCTGTAGAggaggtcagacacacacaaagactcaaacctgtcacatttaacacaagggaagacttttttatttctttaaacacacattGTTCCCATGTTTCCTTTGGGGAAGTAATAATATAGTCCCcgaacacaaacatcttctaAATACAGATATTAATAATACTTAATAATGTCCTAacattatatatgtttatatttttatttatatttattttcaaatgtgatATGAAAAGATGACTTTGAACAACACACTGCTTCAAAGCCAAATCTAACCGTAAATTGCCCCGTAAATTGGGGTTGCGGGTATAAACTAACcaatgaaagaaataaaccaACCTATGCTCTAGACGATGCTTAGTAGTTTAATTGAACCCCAGAGTTGTTTCCATGAAGACCAAACAACATAATCTAGCCTGACATGTTATCAGAAACACCAGCAGGAGCTCAGCCAGCTGCAGGATCTTCTTCgagagaggagcaaagagaaCAAGAGGCTCAAATCCAGCTTTGACACCATCAAGGAGCTGAATGACAACATGAAGAAACAGGTCAGAGGTGTTGATATTGcatctgtatatttttttttcttttgctcttagGTATTAATGTGATCACTGTGTGATTGTTATGGGCGTCATTGTAAAATAATCTAAACATTTAGTTCAGCTGGTTTTGTTCACAAGAACTTTTTTCCTCATAATGAATATTATACAACCTATTGTGTTATTGATTGTGTCAAAAACtagcgtgtgtgtttgactaGAATTTTCTCTAATTGAAGACACTGGTAAAATATTCATTACAATATGGATGGAGAACAAAGATCATACCAAGCTATTCATTATGTGGACCACTAGAGGGCACCACAACCTAAACCTCTTGCATTTGGATGTTGAATAGtgacagtaataataatatctttgcTCATGGATTCATTCTCtgaagtgcttcacaaataaaaaattataacattaacatttcattgATTTAGGGTCACTGAGTTTACTCTTGTTTACTTACGTTTTAGTGTCTTAGAAGTAATTTGTTGCTTTTGATCGAAAGTCTCTGCTTCAAAAGCAAATTTGTAaggaaatataataatttatctTGTATCCCCTAGTTTTGCAAAACCTTTTGatattcactgtttttatatcaacaGCTGAATGAGATCAGTGAACAGAATAAGAAGTTGGAGAGTCAGTCCAAGAGGGTGCAGGCTCGACTTGAGAACCTTCAGGTAACAACACATCAACCACTTCACAAAAAACTAAGTTAAACCAAGTTTGATGgcatatacaaacacaaatgtttggttaaaagtgaaaacagatgatTTTCCATACATTAATTGACCTATTCATTTTTTCAGAGGAAATACGAACACAGCATAGCATCGAGAGGTTGTCAGAAAGAGAGCATTCAGACCATCGAGAGTATTAAATCATCCAAAAAGGAAAGAACTGCTGCCCCTGGAAGACCCAGCATCAAGGTattttaacgtgtgtgtgtgtgtgtgtgtgtgtgtgtgtgtgtgtgtgtgtgtgtgtgtgtgtgtgtgtgtgtgtgtgtgtgtgtgtgtgtgtgtgtgtgtgtgtgtgtgtgtgtgtgtgtgttacagtttaATGTTCTCCAAATCAGCAACATTTGTCCCAGATGTGGCTTCATTTGATTGTTAATGTGTTCATTGGTAAACCACTGCATGTTCTGCGTTCTAGAGGCACGAGGACACATATTGAGACTTGAAATTGTATCCTCAATATCTCCACACTCCACCCTGCCAGCTGCATGATAAATCACAGTTGGTGATTTTATTATAACTTGTTAATGAAGATGAATATACTGCTGAATATCGATGCATTtttcacactgaacactgaTTGAGTTAAACTTTCCATGACCGTAGTTTTCACAGCAATAATCACCTTTAGGCTCCAGTATGAAATATTCACATAAGACGCCTGTATGTCCTATGACTGAACTACAAATAGTCAGAGAAGGTTGCAGATGACAAATTTAGCAATAATGATTTAACCCTTTTTTTTGATTCTCCTTCCTTTTAGGGCAGCTCCAGTCCCACCTCACTAAAGCTCCTGGCACTTTTATTGGACTGGGTCCTTGACAGACAGACGTTCTCATCAGTAGCAGGAAATGAAGGGAAAGGTGCCGGGCAGTGTCTACCTCCGGAGGCTGTGCTCAATGACAGATGCCTCAAGGTGGCGCCTTCATTCCAGCTTCACTCTGATCATTGAATTTTGTTATAACTATCATCAATCACCTATGCTGTCATGATCACaaaaaagttttattgttgTCACCATCAcaagttttctttgtttgctcaGGTGCTGCCATTATTAGCAGATCAGCTTCATCACACACCTTTGTCTGaacctgacctcctcctcaaCCTTCTCCGCCTCATCCACTGGGCTTTGAGACACATGGACAACAGCACACAagtaaagatattattatttcagaGGGTGAAACTAGTTACAGGATGATTaaagcaacaataaaacatgtggGGGATGTATCTTGTTAGCCTCGCTGTTCAGTTTTTacttatttccttttttaacaaTGAATATCTAGAATGTAGGATCGACATGATGGTTACATTTGTGAATCTGTCTTATATATGATGTTCAGGAAGTGTTCCTGTTAGTTTGACGGACATTTCTTAATCGGTTGAAGTGTTCCAGAAAATGATTCTGCATCAGATCACTACACCACAGTCACAGCATGTCTATCTGTATATTATTTCATGAGACTTTACTGTAAACTTTGGGTAGCTAGATACTAATACAAACCGTGGCACCATGAGATTTCCTAtgtattcttttcattttgttattttttgtcaaatactgcaaaacaaaagtttttttcGTACCATTTTCTTAGTTTTTGGTGTTTGGTCCATACAGGAGATAAGTGTAACTGTACAGAAAGCTGCTGGTTCACTTTCACAACATCCTACCACAGAAACCAGACATGACACACAGTTTTCCCTCGCCACAGAGAGGAGCACACATGCACTTCAAGCAGGGGATATCCACTTTATCGTCGTCTGGAGATCCTGTCGAGTCCCATCTTGTGTTCCGTCGAGAGGCGCGGTTATCTGAAGTCCCCTGTCTGTGCTTTGAACCAGAGTCTGCATGAGAACAGGCTGTTCCTGTGTTATGGCTTCGATGAGGATCTGTGTCATTATCCATTATATGGCCACATGGCTagagggccccccccccccccaataacAGATACTGTGCATCAGCCCTTGCTGGTTGAAGGGGTGATGGGTGACAGGACAACTTCACTCTGATACTACTTATTTGGCTTGATAACTTGCTGCAATCTCCATCTTATTCAAACCACTGGATAACACCCTCCAGCCCATATCCCCCATTAGCTTTCTATCTAAACTCTTAATTCCAGCTATGGGCCAGGCTCCAGCCGTCACCCCCGGACCacttcttctctcccctccaGCTCCCAAGCTCCAGTCCCCTGCCTTCTGCTGCAGGGAGGCTCacccctctgtgtttgtttgtcaggcCATGTCATATCTGCTCAGTGACATGCTTGATGTTTAACCGGAATCACATGCTCCCTTATTGTTGCAGCATGTGTTCACTTTTtaagacaaaaaacaaccacTATTGGGGCCACAATACATAAATGGAGGAAGGAAGATGTTATTTAAACTCTTATGGTAGGCAGCGACATGTAGTGAGTTTGAAAAGCACCAGCTCTCCAGTTCTATGGGAATACACAAATCTTTGATGGTAGCTGTAGCTCAATGCATTGATTTATTAGCTGGTGGCTCCCTGACAGGcagaccttgttttttttttatacagactTTGAAGAAGCTTATTATGGTCATATCCATATTTTTCACTGTTATGTAACAAGTAACTGGATGTGGGCACAGTTATGTATTATTTTGTGTGATAACCAATGTGTTTAAACTAATATATGTGTATTTCACACAGCATGTAGCCCTCTCTGCCACTCTGCGACGGATAGGAGAGGAAGTGTCGAAGCCAACTGCTGTGCTGCAAGATCCAGACCTGCCCAAGTCCTGCAGTGTGATTGCTGGACCGCTCAGGAACTGTCCCCTTTACAGGAGCACCTGTCGTCACACGCGTATCCTCTCCACCCTCATTATCCTCCGCACCGTCACACAAGGTATTATTACtgaacacacatgtacatattGTATCTTTGGCATTATAAGTTGTGGACTTCAGCAAGATGGTAGgttagaaattaaaataatgaatcagCAAAGAATGTAACTATTATTTTCAAGGAAATATTTCACTGGCACTCTCCCATCCACATAATTGCTTCTTTTGTCTATCCAGgagtccaaaacccaaagatgttTCATTATATTGgtaatcaaaacaataaataatgtaagaagagcaacaaatcctcacatttgaggaGCAGGAAACCGCAAATGATTTTACCGCAAATGAGAATTTTTCTGTTACCATAGCTTTGAGATGGAATCTGAATTTCCACACATGATAGATTTCCACTTGGGATATGCTCAAATTCTGCCTGATGAGGAAACCAGACCAGGGTTGGTGTCACAGACTGAATTTTAATCAAAACCCAGCGTACATCAgtcaacaataacaacagttATAAATTCTATTATAGAGCTCTagactttggttttaatttagATACTAGGAAAAAACAATGTGGTCTCCCGCTCTTGTTAATGGGAAGATGATGAAATATTTTGGGTTAAAGTTATTTATATCTCAGCAAATGGTAAACACACATGTAGCAATATCTCAATGAGTCAAAAAGCAGATTTGAAGTAAATAGGTTGCAGGTGAAGATGTGGTTGGTTTAATTTAACTTGGACCTAGAAAATATGAGCAGTACATCTGTTAACACTTATCACACCTTACTATGTTAGCACCCCACCTGTGTAGGTGTGAAGCCACAGACAGGACATTGTTGTTATCACACTCACTTACAGTGCTGTGTAAACTTCTCATTTCAATTAAAATTTCCTTGGTGGTGTTAATAAAGAGTGTAATATAGAGTGTAAAGAGGCAGCCGCAGCTCAAAAGAGCTTCACTGCGCTTGTCTGTCTGCACCCAACTATTATAGTTGATGAAACACGGCTGTGTTAATCAGTTCAGTTTATTAGGTGATACACACGTAGCATGTTGGTgtaagattcaagattcaagagtttattcaAGATGGTAACGATGTAACGGATGGTAATGGTGGTCCGTCCATCACTGTAGTTCAGACTGAAAAATCTCAATAGTTATTGCATAGATCCATGACTCCTGAGTAAAATGATTGTAACTCACTATGAGTGTATGAATTTCGGTACAGACGGATATATCCTAATATATATCCTAAGGGTGGCACTTTGACCAAACTTGTTGTGCAGCCTTGATTGAGGGACATATTTCTATTGTGATGAGCAAGATCAAAATATCAATTCAAAGATTGGGGCTTAGTCAATCTTAACTATAACTCTTTTGAGAATTTGCCCAATCATCACAAACCTTGGTAGATATCTGAAGGCTTTGGCTGGGAATAGGCCAACCAAAGTATTTTCTACCAATATGGGGGGAGCCACAATACAAATACCCCAAAATATGTACCTCAAAG encodes the following:
- the LOC117755240 gene encoding coiled-coil domain-containing protein 138-like isoform X2, which produces MNQQVRDTEADVAETVEKLKHKYLEKKRKQLPPSEDFPSGTSDEAVQGLILSHRPRQQSKELKCYSKALNELFKAVTNHPEQFGSDHNSLHGSNEDLSEDFAAAPLQDSQLFTETDVTLPSCLDNSPGSHEAEPDRELQRPINQFPDSCCSSSLVPVKVYEEMMTIYEQLKAERQGQQQWERELHERERRLKQQEETFGRLAGLEELLHTRILAVEEKHQQELSQLQDLLRERSKENKRLKSSFDTIKELNDNMKKQLNEISEQNKKLESQSKRVQARLENLQRKYEHSIASRGCQKESIQTIESIKSSKKERTAAPGRPSIKGSSSPTSLKLLALLLDWVLDRQTFSSVAGNEGKGAGQCLPPEAVLNDRCLKVLPLLADQLHHTPLSEPDLLLNLLRLIHWALRHMDNSTQHVALSATLRRIGEEVSKPTAVLQDPDLPKSCSVIAGPLRNCPLYRSTCRHTRILSTLIILRTVTQADVLAQALDSLHTELTSEESRGLFIHYGGVCVLLMVLRAGRGSHAPIDILMQLTEPSRYLNPFLEACSCEDFFRTASLLLKHPRLELPSLEKLSILLQKLSSDRKNRRLFELSSLHLQIQELHHKTNHTHTFLCLNLRSILHNLK
- the LOC117755240 gene encoding coiled-coil domain-containing protein 138-like isoform X1, coding for MNQQVRDTEADVAETVEKLKHKYLEKKRKQLPPSEDFPSGTSDEAVQGLILSHRPRQQSKELKCYSKALNELFKAVTNHPEQFGSDHNSLHGSNEDLSEDFAAAPLQDSQLFTETDVTLPSCLDNSPGSHEAEPDRELQRPINQFPDSCCSSSLVPVKVYEEMMTIYEQLKAERQGQQQWERELHERERRLKQQEETFGRLAGLEELLHTRILAVEEKHQQELSQLQDLLRERSKENKRLKSSFDTIKELNDNMKKQLNEISEQNKKLESQSKRVQARLENLQRKYEHSIASRGCQKESIQTIESIKSSKKERTAAPGRPSIKGSSSPTSLKLLALLLDWVLDRQTFSSVAGNEGKGAGQCLPPEAVLNDRCLKVLPLLADQLHHTPLSEPDLLLNLLRLIHWALRHMDNSTQVKILLFQRHVALSATLRRIGEEVSKPTAVLQDPDLPKSCSVIAGPLRNCPLYRSTCRHTRILSTLIILRTVTQADVLAQALDSLHTELTSEESRGLFIHYGGVCVLLMVLRAGRGSHAPIDILMQLTEPSRYLNPFLEACSCEDFFRTASLLLKHPRLELPSLEKLSILLQKLSSDRKNRRLFELSSLHLQIQELHHKTNHTHTFLCLNLRSILHNLK